A window of Dyella terrae contains these coding sequences:
- the glnK gene encoding P-II family nitrogen regulator — protein MKLVVAVIKPFKLDDVREALAEVGVQGVTVTEVKGFGRQKGHTELYRGAEYVVDFLPKIKLEVAVTDDQLDRVVEAISQSARTGKIGDGKIFVSSLEQVIRIRTGELDNDAL, from the coding sequence ATGAAACTGGTGGTCGCAGTCATCAAGCCGTTCAAACTCGACGATGTGCGCGAGGCGCTGGCCGAAGTCGGCGTACAGGGCGTCACGGTGACCGAGGTGAAGGGTTTTGGCCGCCAGAAGGGCCATACGGAACTGTACCGCGGCGCCGAGTACGTGGTCGATTTCCTGCCCAAGATCAAGCTCGAAGTCGCCGTGACGGACGATCAGCTGGACCGGGTGGTGGAAGCCATCTCCCAGTCGGCGCGTACCGGCAAGATCGGCGACGGCAAGATCTTCGTCAGCTCGCTGGAGCAGGTGATCCGGATTCGAACGGGCGAACTGGATAACGACGCGCTCTGA
- the gpmA gene encoding 2,3-diphosphoglycerate-dependent phosphoglycerate mutase, whose amino-acid sequence MHKLVLIRHGQSQWNLDNRFSGWADVDLTEQGRAEAAEAGRLLKENGYTFDVAHTSVLKRAVRTLWGVQDAMDLLWIPVITDWRLNERHYGALTGLNKAETAAKFGEDQVKVWRRSYDIPPPALDRADNEAVQDPRYAGLDPSVIPDTECLKDTVDRVMPYWHDVLAPAIRSGQRVVVAAHGNSLRALVKYLDNISDEAIVELNIPNGVPLVYEFDADLKPLRSYYLGDADAIAAKMAAVANQGKAKG is encoded by the coding sequence ATGCATAAGCTCGTCCTGATCCGTCACGGCCAATCCCAGTGGAACCTCGACAACCGCTTCAGCGGCTGGGCCGATGTCGACCTGACCGAGCAGGGCCGCGCCGAGGCGGCCGAGGCGGGGCGCTTGCTGAAGGAAAACGGCTACACCTTTGACGTGGCTCACACCTCGGTGCTCAAGCGCGCCGTGCGCACGCTGTGGGGCGTCCAGGACGCGATGGATCTGCTGTGGATCCCGGTGATCACCGACTGGCGCCTCAACGAGCGTCACTACGGCGCGCTGACGGGCCTCAACAAAGCTGAGACGGCGGCCAAATTCGGCGAGGACCAGGTCAAGGTGTGGCGCCGCAGCTACGACATTCCGCCGCCGGCGCTTGATCGCGCCGACAACGAGGCGGTGCAGGATCCGCGCTACGCCGGCCTCGATCCGTCGGTCATTCCCGATACCGAATGCCTGAAGGACACCGTGGATCGCGTGATGCCGTACTGGCATGACGTGCTGGCGCCGGCCATCCGTTCCGGCCAGCGTGTCGTCGTCGCGGCCCACGGCAATTCGCTGCGCGCGCTGGTGAAGTACCTCGACAACATCTCCGACGAAGCCATCGTCGAGCTCAATATCCCCAACGGCGTGCCGCTTGTGTATGAATTCGACGCCGACCTGAAGCCGCTGCGCAGCTATTACCTCGGCGACGCCGACGCGATCGCGGCGAAGATGGCCGCCGTGGCGAACCAGGGCAAGGCGAAAGGGTGA
- a CDS encoding MMPL family transporter has product MRRGARWLLLAVWLVVLAALAVVVIQRLKVSTDLRDFMPAATTADQRLLMEQVGEGPGSRLLMLAIRAPSDEQAAALSQGLAQALHGDARYSQVVNGSFDTTALDPKLLPYRYLLSNTLDHQPLDEAYLADQLDQRLDDLSSPAASLLKTWLPRDPTLEILKLAEQWAPAKSPDVREGVWFSADHEALMLVQTQAPGFDPDAQAKAIDGIEQAFRALPQSASASLIFSGPGYFSVRVATQTRQQAEWIGNISTVGFIALLLLAYRSFGSLVLSALPIASAGLAGIGVLILSFPQVHGITLAFGFTLLGVAQEYPIRVLSHRRAGENALASVRDLWPLLLTAIASACIAYLAFYASGVKGLQQLAAFTITGLLVAGLTTRYALPHILPDRVRDVADMPWLVKARERVDRLPRPRWVPALVAVATVVMLVVAPGSFWQNNLAALTPLPQDLLQQDARLRGALGAPDVRYLLVLQAGDSQALLRLSESMQGEADALVKRGAVDAIELPSRYLSSVDVQRARQARLPDAATLRAELGKATTGLPFRSDLFEPFLADVEAARELPPLTPEVFAQSALGQRLAAMLMQRDGHALGLATLSGVHDLAAVEAFAASSHGAMRLLDLKQASESLVQAYRTRILHALMVASLLLVITISVALRSLRRAWHVLAPMTLATFLVLAVERIVGVEISLFHLVALILAAGLGLHYALFFERDTGDPAEQRRTLHATLVCVASALLVFGMLAWSAIPVLRAIGLTVALGVAFHFCLSILMAPHAAKSDAR; this is encoded by the coding sequence ATGCGCCGGGGGGCTCGTTGGTTGCTGCTGGCTGTCTGGCTGGTCGTCCTGGCGGCGCTTGCCGTCGTGGTGATCCAGCGGCTCAAGGTCAGCACCGATCTGCGCGATTTCATGCCGGCGGCCACCACGGCCGACCAACGCCTGCTGATGGAGCAGGTGGGCGAAGGTCCGGGATCGCGTTTGCTGATGCTGGCCATTCGCGCGCCCAGTGACGAGCAGGCAGCCGCGCTCAGCCAGGGGCTGGCGCAGGCATTGCACGGCGACGCGCGCTACAGCCAGGTCGTCAATGGCAGTTTCGACACGACGGCGCTCGATCCCAAACTCTTGCCCTATCGCTATCTGCTGTCGAACACGCTCGACCACCAGCCGCTGGACGAGGCCTACCTCGCCGACCAACTGGACCAGCGCCTGGACGATTTGTCCTCGCCTGCAGCGAGCCTGCTAAAAACCTGGTTGCCGCGCGACCCCACGCTGGAAATCCTGAAACTCGCCGAACAGTGGGCGCCGGCCAAGTCGCCCGATGTGCGCGAAGGCGTGTGGTTTTCCGCCGATCACGAAGCGCTGATGCTGGTGCAGACGCAGGCGCCCGGTTTCGATCCGGATGCGCAGGCGAAGGCCATCGACGGCATCGAGCAGGCATTTCGTGCCTTGCCGCAAAGCGCATCGGCTTCGCTGATCTTCAGCGGCCCCGGCTATTTCAGCGTGCGGGTGGCGACGCAGACACGCCAGCAGGCCGAATGGATCGGCAACATATCTACCGTGGGTTTTATCGCGCTGTTGCTGCTGGCGTATCGCAGCTTCGGCTCGCTGGTGCTTTCCGCCTTGCCCATCGCCAGCGCCGGACTTGCAGGTATCGGTGTACTGATCCTGAGTTTCCCGCAGGTGCACGGCATCACGCTGGCGTTTGGTTTCACCTTGCTGGGTGTCGCGCAGGAATATCCCATCCGCGTGCTCAGCCATCGGCGTGCCGGCGAGAACGCGCTCGCCAGCGTGCGTGATCTGTGGCCGTTGCTGCTGACCGCGATTGCATCGGCGTGTATCGCGTACCTGGCGTTCTATGCCTCCGGCGTGAAAGGCCTGCAGCAGCTTGCGGCCTTCACCATCACCGGCCTGCTGGTGGCGGGCCTGACGACGCGCTACGCCTTGCCGCACATCCTGCCCGATCGCGTGCGCGACGTGGCCGACATGCCCTGGCTGGTGAAGGCGCGCGAGCGCGTCGATCGCCTGCCGCGTCCGCGCTGGGTCCCTGCGCTGGTGGCCGTTGCGACCGTGGTCATGCTGGTGGTGGCACCGGGCTCGTTCTGGCAGAACAACCTCGCCGCGCTGACGCCGCTGCCCCAGGATCTGCTCCAGCAGGATGCGCGGCTGCGCGGTGCGCTGGGTGCACCGGACGTGCGTTACCTGCTGGTGCTGCAGGCCGGGGACAGCCAGGCCCTGCTGAGGCTGTCGGAATCCATGCAAGGCGAGGCGGACGCGCTGGTGAAGCGTGGCGCGGTCGATGCCATCGAGCTGCCTTCGCGCTATCTCTCCAGTGTGGACGTACAGCGCGCGCGCCAGGCGCGATTGCCCGATGCGGCGACGCTCCGGGCCGAGCTGGGCAAGGCAACGACAGGTCTGCCGTTCCGCAGCGATCTGTTCGAGCCCTTTCTCGCCGATGTCGAGGCCGCGCGCGAGCTCCCGCCCCTGACTCCCGAAGTATTCGCGCAAAGCGCCCTGGGTCAGCGCCTGGCGGCCATGCTGATGCAGCGTGACGGGCATGCGCTCGGGCTCGCCACGCTTAGCGGCGTGCATGATCTTGCCGCCGTGGAAGCCTTTGCTGCGTCCAGTCACGGCGCCATGCGCCTCCTCGATCTCAAGCAGGCCTCCGAGTCCCTCGTGCAGGCCTACCGCACGCGTATCCTCCATGCGCTGATGGTGGCGTCGCTGTTGCTGGTGATCACCATCAGCGTGGCGCTGCGCAGCCTGCGTCGCGCCTGGCACGTGCTGGCGCCCATGACGCTGGCCACGTTCCTGGTGCTTGCGGTTGAGCGCATCGTCGGCGTGGAGATCTCACTTTTCCATCTCGTCGCGTTGATCCTCGCCGCTGGCCTGGGCCTGCATTACGCGCTGTTCTTCGAGCGCGACACGGGCGATCCGGCCGAGCAGCGCCGCACGTTGCACGCCACGCTGGTGTGCGTGGCGTCCGCGCTGCTGGTGTTTGGCATGCTGGCCTGGAGCGCGATTCCGGTGTTGCGCGCCATTGGCCTGACCGTGGCGCTTGGCGTGGCCTTCCACTTCTGCCTGTCCATTCTCATGGCGCCGCATGCGGCGAAATCCGATGCTCGATAA
- a CDS encoding accessory factor UbiK family protein: MMDRQDIDQLASRLVSLVPPGLAKAHEDLRANFSDVLAQGLRRLDLVTREEFEVQSLLLARTRAKVDELERRVAELESSLGAREG, encoded by the coding sequence ATGATGGATAGACAGGATATCGACCAGCTCGCTTCACGACTTGTTTCGTTGGTCCCGCCAGGATTGGCAAAAGCGCATGAGGATTTGCGCGCCAACTTTTCCGATGTCCTGGCGCAGGGACTGCGCCGCCTTGATCTAGTCACTCGCGAGGAATTCGAAGTTCAGAGCCTTCTGCTTGCGCGGACGCGAGCCAAGGTCGACGAACTCGAACGCCGGGTCGCCGAGCTGGAATCCAGCCTGGGTGCACGCGAGGGCTAG
- a CDS encoding glycosyltransferase family 2 protein — MNIEPRWCVLIPCLNEEAAIGGVVQSVLDLGIPVIVVDDGSDDRTPAIVGALPVTLVRHPTRRGKGHALRSGFREALRQGFDAVVTMDGDGQHLACDVPRIADAAKRYPRHIVIGARLLDRQQQPMSRRRANAVADWGISWACAQPVADTQSGQRWYPREALDLVDLPAEDFVFEAAILIAACREKGLGVASVPIASRYHGDFRGSYFHPVRDVSRITFYTVARVFHYGHVMASYRRSRAHGPLLFDAAATSTLTKF, encoded by the coding sequence GTGAACATCGAACCGCGCTGGTGTGTACTGATTCCCTGCCTCAACGAAGAGGCGGCGATCGGCGGGGTCGTGCAGAGCGTGCTGGATCTGGGCATACCGGTGATCGTGGTCGACGACGGGTCCGACGATCGCACGCCCGCCATCGTCGGCGCGCTGCCGGTCACGCTGGTCCGTCATCCGACCCGACGCGGCAAGGGTCATGCCCTGCGCAGCGGTTTTCGCGAAGCGCTGCGACAAGGCTTCGACGCCGTGGTCACCATGGATGGCGATGGACAACACCTTGCCTGTGACGTGCCACGCATCGCCGATGCCGCGAAGCGCTATCCGCGCCATATCGTGATCGGCGCGCGCCTGCTCGATCGACAGCAGCAACCCATGTCGCGCCGACGCGCCAATGCCGTCGCCGACTGGGGCATTTCCTGGGCGTGCGCGCAGCCCGTCGCCGACACGCAAAGCGGCCAGCGCTGGTATCCGCGCGAAGCACTGGACCTGGTTGACCTGCCGGCCGAAGATTTCGTCTTCGAAGCGGCCATCCTGATCGCGGCATGTCGCGAGAAAGGGCTGGGCGTGGCCTCCGTGCCGATCGCTTCGCGCTATCACGGCGACTTTCGCGGCAGCTACTTTCATCCGGTGCGCGACGTCAGCCGCATCACCTTCTACACGGTCGCCCGCGTCTTCCATTACGGTCACGTCATGGCGAGCTATCGTCGCTCGCGTGCGCACGGCCCGTTGCTGTTCGATGCCGCGGCAACATCTACGCTGACGAAGTTCTAG
- a CDS encoding beta-ketoacyl synthase chain length factor: MSVLEIFIDGAGLWSPYAARFDAFRHWLESGMIDAPETARPPAERLPANERRRAPEHVLLAIEAAGQAIGMSGYDAAELACVFTSAHGDQAITDYMCATLADDPTALSPTRFHNSVHNAPAGYWTIATGCRAPSAAVCGHRASVGAGLLEAAMLTLADERPVLLVCSDIAGSGPIAEMTGSTQSFGCAFVLSPRPGPHTLARLVLHPTHGGERAPAGASVLPPDWSRANSTAADALPLLMLVAGHGRQHHLPAAAHMGLEIRREVLA, translated from the coding sequence ATGAGCGTGCTGGAAATCTTCATTGACGGTGCGGGCTTGTGGTCGCCGTATGCGGCCCGCTTCGACGCGTTCCGGCACTGGCTGGAAAGTGGCATGATCGACGCGCCCGAAACCGCGCGCCCACCGGCCGAACGCCTGCCGGCCAACGAACGTCGCCGCGCGCCGGAGCACGTGCTGCTCGCCATCGAAGCGGCGGGCCAGGCGATCGGCATGAGCGGCTATGACGCAGCGGAACTTGCCTGCGTCTTCACTTCGGCGCATGGCGACCAGGCGATCACCGATTACATGTGCGCGACGCTGGCGGACGATCCGACAGCGCTGTCACCCACCCGTTTCCACAACTCCGTCCACAACGCGCCCGCCGGCTACTGGACCATTGCCACGGGATGCCGCGCGCCATCGGCCGCCGTGTGCGGCCATCGCGCCAGCGTGGGCGCGGGCTTGCTGGAAGCGGCGATGCTCACGCTGGCTGATGAACGACCCGTCCTGCTGGTGTGCAGCGACATCGCCGGAAGCGGCCCCATCGCCGAAATGACAGGCAGCACGCAGTCATTCGGCTGTGCGTTCGTGCTGTCGCCCCGGCCCGGCCCGCACACGCTGGCGCGCCTGGTACTTCACCCCACGCACGGCGGGGAACGCGCGCCGGCCGGCGCCTCCGTGTTGCCGCCGGACTGGAGCCGGGCCAACAGCACCGCCGCGGATGCGCTGCCGCTGTTGATGCTGGTCGCCGGGCATGGACGGCAGCATCATCTGCCTGCGGCGGCCCATATGGGCCTGGAGATTCGCCGGGAGGTGCTGGCGTGA
- a CDS encoding YdcF family protein has translation MFRLTSVLKRGPWRYLSDRDVLHAAAITGLAVVATGGIVWAAYWLHVWRVARRSPLTLDRAMTVLVFGRKLVHDEPEADFQARLARALALVRHGQSDTLLLLGGHGGGRLSEAAAGAAWLHQRGLPAGTRVVLEQASIDSLENLRHARALLQEEGPLRAGLPPVALVTSRYHLARCRMLARRLGFDRCYPVGAEDRLSWNVRLWKRLAAESGYVMWIDLGWRWARLIGHERMVTRLS, from the coding sequence TTGTTCCGGCTCACTTCTGTCCTGAAACGCGGTCCCTGGCGCTACCTGAGCGATCGCGACGTGTTGCACGCGGCGGCCATCACCGGCCTGGCCGTGGTGGCGACGGGAGGCATCGTCTGGGCGGCGTATTGGTTGCACGTCTGGCGGGTGGCGCGGCGGAGTCCTCTAACCCTGGATCGGGCGATGACGGTCCTGGTCTTCGGACGAAAGCTGGTCCATGACGAGCCCGAGGCCGACTTCCAGGCGCGCCTCGCTCGTGCGTTGGCACTGGTGCGCCACGGCCAGAGCGACACCCTGTTGCTGCTGGGCGGCCATGGCGGTGGACGACTGAGCGAGGCGGCGGCCGGCGCAGCGTGGCTGCACCAGCGCGGCCTGCCCGCAGGTACCCGCGTCGTGCTGGAACAGGCGTCGATCGACTCCCTCGAAAACCTGCGACACGCCCGCGCCCTGCTGCAGGAAGAGGGCCCCCTGCGCGCCGGGCTGCCGCCGGTTGCCCTGGTCACCAGCCGCTATCACCTGGCGCGCTGCCGCATGTTGGCGCGGCGCCTGGGGTTCGACCGGTGCTATCCCGTCGGCGCGGAAGACCGCCTGAGCTGGAATGTCCGCCTGTGGAAGCGCCTTGCCGCAGAATCGGGTTACGTGATGTGGATCGATCTGGGCTGGCGCTGGGCGCGGCTCATCGGCCATGAGCGGATGGTCACGCGGCTCAGCTGA
- a CDS encoding phosphotransferase — translation MLDKSDWAHLIPHAGTMCLLDSVVSWSDGSIHARSASHGHQGHPLRGEHGLHAVHLAEYGAQCMAVHGALLARDRGETTVRQGRLVSLRDVVLGVEYVDPSGDLDVYAERLYGDATGAQYSFRVMQGERLLASGRAAVIHPQPQGFV, via the coding sequence ATGCTCGATAAGTCCGACTGGGCCCATCTCATTCCGCATGCCGGCACCATGTGCCTGCTCGACAGCGTGGTCAGCTGGAGTGACGGCAGCATCCATGCGCGCAGCGCAAGCCATGGGCATCAAGGACATCCCCTGCGCGGCGAGCATGGCCTGCATGCGGTGCATCTGGCCGAGTACGGCGCGCAGTGCATGGCGGTGCACGGCGCGTTGCTCGCGCGCGACCGGGGCGAAACCACGGTGCGGCAGGGGCGGCTGGTGAGCCTGCGTGACGTGGTCCTTGGCGTGGAATACGTCGATCCCTCAGGCGACCTGGACGTCTATGCCGAACGTCTCTACGGCGACGCCACGGGCGCGCAGTACAGTTTTCGCGTTATGCAGGGCGAACGGCTCCTGGCGAGCGGTCGCGCTGCCGTGATTCATCCCCAACCGCAGGGCTTCGTCTAG
- a CDS encoding YifB family Mg chelatase-like AAA ATPase, producing the protein MSLAVTLSRAQEGVSAPQVMVEVHLSGGLPGTNIVGLPEAAVREARDRVRVAIQNTAFEYPNRRVTVNLAPAELPKDGGRFDLAIALGILAAGNQVPREKLDDCEFLGELALSGALRGVSGVLPALLRARARGRKVVVPRANAAEAALIPDADVRVADTLSDVCGWLCGARDLAVPLGVEAIEERSGPDLIDVRGQRQARRALEIAAAGGHHLLLMGPPGTGKTMLAERLPGILPPMSESEALETCAILSVAGQEVDPAQWRRRPFRSPHHTASAAALVGGGSQPRPGEISLAHNGVLFLDELPEFTRHVLDVLREPLESGCIVISRAARQSTFPAQFQLVAAMNPCPCGYAGDPRQRCRCTPDQVQRYRSRISGPLLDRIDMCVDVPRQPLSDLSARRSAHDEDSATVRARVIRARHQALMRAGRSNAEISTRELERDCALGPTERTWFDGALERLGLSARAYHRTLRVARTIADLDGGAGTLDRAHLAEALQYRRL; encoded by the coding sequence ATGAGCCTCGCGGTAACGTTGAGCCGCGCGCAGGAAGGTGTGAGCGCGCCGCAGGTCATGGTCGAAGTCCATCTATCCGGTGGACTGCCCGGCACCAACATCGTCGGCCTGCCTGAAGCCGCCGTGCGCGAAGCGCGCGACCGCGTGCGCGTGGCTATCCAGAACACTGCTTTCGAATACCCCAACCGCCGCGTCACCGTGAACCTGGCGCCCGCCGAGCTGCCCAAGGATGGCGGCCGTTTTGACCTGGCCATCGCCCTGGGCATCCTCGCGGCCGGGAACCAGGTTCCGCGCGAGAAGCTCGACGACTGCGAATTTCTCGGTGAGCTCGCCTTGTCAGGCGCGTTGCGTGGCGTCTCCGGCGTGCTGCCTGCGCTGCTGCGAGCCCGTGCGCGCGGGCGCAAGGTGGTGGTGCCTCGCGCCAATGCCGCCGAAGCTGCCCTGATCCCGGACGCCGACGTTCGCGTCGCCGACACCCTGAGCGATGTCTGTGGGTGGCTGTGCGGCGCCCGGGATCTGGCCGTCCCGCTCGGTGTCGAAGCGATCGAAGAGCGCTCCGGCCCGGACCTGATCGATGTCCGCGGCCAGCGCCAGGCGCGCCGCGCACTGGAGATCGCCGCGGCGGGTGGACATCACCTGCTGCTGATGGGGCCGCCGGGCACGGGCAAGACCATGCTGGCCGAGCGCTTGCCCGGCATCCTGCCACCCATGTCGGAATCGGAGGCGCTGGAAACCTGCGCCATCCTCTCGGTGGCCGGACAGGAAGTGGATCCGGCGCAATGGCGTCGGCGGCCGTTCCGGTCGCCGCATCACACAGCATCGGCTGCAGCGCTCGTCGGCGGCGGTTCGCAGCCCCGTCCGGGCGAAATCTCGCTTGCGCACAACGGCGTGCTGTTCCTTGATGAACTCCCCGAATTCACGCGACACGTACTCGACGTGCTGCGCGAGCCACTCGAATCCGGTTGCATCGTCATTTCACGCGCGGCGCGCCAGTCGACGTTTCCTGCGCAATTCCAGCTCGTAGCCGCGATGAATCCGTGTCCCTGCGGATATGCGGGTGATCCGCGCCAGCGTTGCCGCTGCACGCCCGACCAGGTGCAACGCTATCGTTCGCGGATCTCCGGACCGCTGCTCGACCGCATCGACATGTGCGTCGATGTCCCGCGTCAGCCGCTATCCGATCTGAGTGCGCGACGAAGCGCGCACGATGAAGATTCCGCCACCGTGCGGGCGCGCGTGATCAGGGCGCGCCACCAGGCACTCATGCGTGCCGGTCGTTCCAACGCTGAAATCAGTACGCGCGAACTGGAACGCGATTGCGCCCTGGGGCCCACCGAACGCACATGGTTCGACGGCGCGCTCGAACGACTCGGCCTGTCGGCGCGTGCCTATCACCGTACCTTGCGCGTGGCACGCACCATCGCCGACCTCGATGGCGGCGCCGGTACGCTGGATCGCGCGCATCTGGCCGAGGCGCTGCAATACCGCCGCCTGTGA
- the hemF gene encoding oxygen-dependent coproporphyrinogen oxidase, with the protein MSQQADRAELFLRELQDRICQAIEQLDGSARFEEDAWTRAAGGGGRTRVLRDGAVFEQAGVNFSRVYGNQLPPSATAHRPELAGGSFVATGVSLVLHPRNPYLPTTHANVRYFEASKEGVEPVWWFGGGFDLTPFYPFEDDVRHWHQVAQNLCAPYGADVYTRYKKWCDEYFYLKHRSETRGVGGLFYDDLNEGGFDRCFAFTRDVGQGFLDAYLPIAERRKDTPYGEREREFQLYRRGRYVEFNLVYDRGTLFGLQSGGRTESILMSLPPRVRFEYAYEPEAGSAEARLADYLKPRDWV; encoded by the coding sequence ATGAGCCAGCAAGCCGACCGCGCCGAACTGTTCCTGCGTGAATTGCAGGACCGCATCTGCCAGGCGATCGAGCAGCTCGACGGCAGCGCGCGCTTCGAGGAAGACGCCTGGACGCGTGCTGCCGGTGGTGGCGGCCGCACGCGCGTGCTGCGCGATGGCGCGGTGTTCGAACAGGCGGGCGTCAATTTCTCGCGTGTCTACGGCAACCAGTTGCCGCCCAGTGCCACGGCGCATCGCCCTGAACTGGCCGGCGGTAGTTTCGTTGCCACCGGCGTGTCGCTGGTGCTGCACCCGCGTAATCCGTACCTGCCGACCACGCACGCCAACGTGCGCTACTTCGAAGCCAGCAAGGAAGGCGTGGAGCCGGTGTGGTGGTTTGGCGGCGGCTTTGACCTGACGCCGTTCTATCCGTTCGAGGACGACGTGCGGCACTGGCACCAGGTCGCACAGAACCTCTGCGCGCCGTATGGTGCGGACGTCTATACGCGCTACAAGAAATGGTGCGATGAGTACTTCTATCTCAAGCATCGCAGTGAAACGCGTGGCGTCGGTGGCTTGTTCTACGACGATCTCAACGAGGGCGGATTCGATCGCTGCTTCGCCTTTACCCGCGATGTCGGCCAAGGTTTCCTGGATGCCTACCTGCCCATCGCCGAACGTCGCAAGGACACGCCTTATGGCGAGCGCGAGCGCGAGTTCCAGCTCTATCGGCGCGGCCGCTACGTGGAGTTCAATCTCGTCTACGACCGCGGCACGCTGTTTGGCCTGCAGTCCGGCGGGCGCACCGAATCCATCCTGATGAGCCTGCCGCCGCGCGTGCGCTTCGAGTATGCGTACGAGCCTGAAGCCGGCTCGGCGGAAGCGCGGCTGGCGGATTACCTGAAGCCGCGCGACTGGGTTTGA
- a CDS encoding DUF1453 domain-containing protein: MAVPVFPVIMAPLMALAIYRRVRGSFGMQPIRRKRMMGRVVMFFIVACLSATAGLYNIRLLEGLLGGLALGGGLGLLGLKLTTFGRNAAGEDIYLPNPWIGAGLTVLLVGRLAWRFLYVMPQMQDPAIAAHAPPMGNSALTFVVIGLTFGYYIAYFIGLLIHHRRFQRGELGGPASATE; this comes from the coding sequence ATGGCAGTGCCTGTCTTCCCCGTCATCATGGCGCCCCTCATGGCGCTGGCCATCTATCGCCGCGTGCGCGGCAGCTTTGGCATGCAGCCGATCCGGCGCAAGCGGATGATGGGGCGCGTGGTGATGTTCTTCATCGTGGCCTGCCTCTCCGCCACGGCTGGCCTCTACAACATCCGGTTGCTGGAAGGCCTGCTCGGCGGCCTCGCGCTCGGTGGCGGGCTCGGCCTGCTGGGGCTGAAGCTGACCACCTTCGGCCGCAATGCCGCGGGCGAAGACATCTACCTGCCCAATCCCTGGATCGGTGCCGGCCTGACGGTGTTGCTGGTGGGTCGCCTGGCCTGGCGCTTCCTCTACGTGATGCCGCAGATGCAGGACCCGGCCATCGCCGCGCATGCGCCGCCGATGGGCAACAGCGCGCTGACCTTCGTGGTGATCGGCCTGACGTTCGGCTACTACATCGCCTACTTCATCGGCCTGCTGATCCATCACCGTCGCTTCCAGCGCGGCGAGCTCGGTGGTCCGGCTTCAGCGACCGAGTAA
- a CDS encoding beta-ketoacyl-ACP synthase, whose product MAVPIKPLAVSAYTVTSALGHGLDAHLEALTAARTGLRANDFSRDALTCWIGRVADVESTPIPDDWRHRDCRNNRLAWLGLQQDGFLDQVNAARDRYGASRVALILGTSTASIGATEEAYRRLEDQRIPPDMREPDIHSPHSLILFVADALGLEGAALTMSTACSSSAKVFASAERLIRLGVVDAAVVGGVDTLCDSVLYGFNALELVSPEPCRPFDRTRNGISIGEAAGFALLERAAARPGAAQLIGYGESSDAYHMSTPHPEAAGARLALQDALDRAGITPEQVDYVNLHGTASQKNDDVEAGLIAQVFPDHTRVSSTKGFTGHTLGAAGIVEAAITLLAMQQGFVPGNLGASEPDPVCGPQFAWRNETRAVNVALSNSFGFGGNNACLAFRRGGV is encoded by the coding sequence ATGGCAGTACCCATCAAACCTCTCGCCGTCAGCGCCTATACCGTTACGTCGGCGCTGGGTCACGGGCTCGATGCCCACCTCGAAGCGCTGACCGCCGCGCGCACCGGCCTGCGTGCCAACGATTTCAGTCGCGATGCGCTGACCTGCTGGATCGGCCGCGTCGCCGACGTGGAATCAACACCCATCCCCGACGACTGGCGTCACCGCGACTGCCGCAACAATCGGCTCGCCTGGCTCGGCTTGCAGCAGGACGGATTCCTCGATCAGGTGAATGCCGCGCGCGATCGATACGGCGCCTCGCGCGTCGCGTTGATCCTCGGCACGTCGACGGCCAGCATCGGAGCGACCGAAGAAGCCTATCGACGCCTGGAGGATCAGCGCATTCCCCCGGACATGCGCGAGCCGGACATCCACAGCCCGCACTCGCTGATCCTCTTCGTCGCCGACGCGCTGGGCCTGGAAGGCGCCGCGCTGACGATGTCCACGGCGTGCTCGTCCAGCGCCAAGGTGTTTGCCAGCGCCGAGCGCCTGATCCGTCTTGGCGTCGTCGATGCCGCCGTGGTTGGTGGCGTCGATACCCTGTGCGACAGCGTGCTTTACGGCTTCAACGCGCTGGAGCTGGTGTCGCCGGAGCCGTGCCGGCCGTTCGATCGCACGCGCAATGGTATTTCCATCGGCGAGGCGGCGGGCTTCGCCTTGCTCGAACGCGCCGCCGCACGGCCTGGCGCGGCGCAGCTGATCGGCTATGGCGAGTCGAGCGACGCTTACCACATGTCCACGCCGCATCCCGAAGCCGCTGGCGCGCGACTTGCGCTGCAGGACGCGCTTGACCGCGCCGGAATCACGCCCGAACAGGTCGATTACGTGAACCTGCACGGCACCGCCAGCCAGAAGAACGACGACGTCGAAGCTGGACTGATCGCGCAGGTTTTTCCAGACCACACGCGCGTTAGCTCCACGAAGGGATTCACCGGGCACACTCTGGGCGCGGCAGGCATCGTCGAAGCGGCGATCACGCTGTTGGCCATGCAGCAGGGGTTCGTGCCGGGCAATCTCGGTGCCAGCGAACCGGATCCCGTCTGCGGCCCGCAGTTTGCCTGGCGCAATGAAACACGCGCGGTCAACGTTGCGCTGAGCAACTCGTTCGGTTTTGGTGGCAACAACGCGTGTCTGGCCTTTCGCCGAGGCGGGGTATGA